The stretch of DNA AGGAGTTTCTTCGCTAGTGCAAGCTCTCGTTACCGCCCACTAGGGGATTATTCGTGGCTCTTTAATGAGGATCAGTAGCTGGTCAGGGCGGAAGGCACCCGATGGGGGCGGGTTCCAAATAAGGCCGTTGACGATGTCTGCAAGCTCCTTGCCGTCTTCGGCATTTACCCGGCTTCCTTCCTCCAAGGACCAGGCATTTGTTGGATGTGGCGAGGTGTCTGAGCAGGCAGTCTTCTTTTTCGCGATCTCAGCGTTGATGTTTTTCTGGTCTGCCAGCACACCCTTCCACCATCTCATAAGCCCGAGCACGCGGCCTTGTTTGGCGAGTGGTTTGAGTTTTTTATTTACGTTGATGGCCTTAATCTGCTTGTCGTAGCTCTCTTGGCCGGCTTTAAAGTACTTGTTGATTGAGTCTTGGAGCCGCGCGAGTGCCGCTTCGCACTCCTGCTTAAGCTGTGGGTTTGAGGTGGCAACCGGATCGGGCTGTATCCCCGGCCTGGCGGTGTCTACTACAGGCTGTTTCGGTGGACTGCTGCCGGGATTAAGAAGTCGGTCGATAGCGTCGTTTAGCCTGTTCATCGAATTGCCGACCCCGTAGTCCATCTCCTTATCTGTGCGAGAGCTTTGAGGTGGTGGTGGCTTCGGTAGCGTATTCTTTTTCTCTGCAGAGACGCTGGGCATGCCGACCAGCACAAACGATGCACCAATGACTGCCGCGAACCCGAGTAGCTTCTTCATTTCTCCCCCCTCTATAACTCCAAAGGAAGGATAGGAAGATAAATTCACTTTCCGCAAGTAGCTGATCTGCGGTCTCGACATTGCAACAGGACCCTTGGTATGGCCGAAAGTTGTAGAAAAGTTGTTTCTAGTCGCTCAGATTGCCGTTTTTGACCTAGCAGAAGAGCACGAGAGGATAAGCTAAGTAGCGAAAAATAGCATAGCAGCTACACGTCCCCCCTACCCCGTTATCAAGAAAATGAAGCGGCGCTTAGAAGTCATCAGGTGACGGCTCAAAAGAGTCACAAGAGGAAAGCTCATAGGTATCCTGCGAGGTAGAGGTATCGATAAACTTTGGGATAGCTGGCGGTGCTCTGAAGTCTGGGAGCCCCATCTGCCTTCATAATATCTTTGATTGAGTGCTCATGCTGAATAAAGGCTACAATCCGCATCTGCGCCTTGCACTTGGGGCACTCAAGTGGATCTATCTCGCAAGTGCGCTTAATGCAGGCGGCCCAAGCACTCTTACGGAACTCACTGCGGTAGTCGCTCTCTGTCCTGCTCTCTGGTTCGCTCTCTTTTTCCTTTGCGGAATGAGCCGCGAGTTTAGCCCGCTCGCCTCGTCGTCTTGAGGAGTATCGTCCGTAGTATCTGGTGATGCTCTCGTAGGTCTTAGGTATATGACACGAGAGCTCCGCCAAAAACTCTAGTGCGTCGAACTCATGCGCCGTTCCATCCTTTGTACGGTAGGCGACTGAATTATGTTGTATGAAGAGCTTCTCAAGAGAGAGTGGAGCACGTTCGATATAGCGAGCCACAAACTGCTCGCTCTCTTTATAGTGTAAGGGGTCACCCATCCAGACCCCAAAGCGGGTATGATCTTGAGAGAGAATCTGCGCTACGACATCGTCAGTGATGAGCTCCCTTTTGTATAGACCCCCCTAAGAAGTCCCCGCGCTATCCACGCCGTTCCCGTTGTAGCTGATGCAGCTCGCGTTGCAAGAGATCGATCTGCTCGCCCCTGGTCGATTCGATTAAGCTTAGCTGCTCTTGTAGCTCATTCGACACAGCCGCACCCCCTGCAGCCCCACCCTCTCTGACCCGCAGCTCTAAAAGGTTTAGCTGCTCATTTAGCTCTGCCTCACGCTTCTTAAATGCGACCGGAGTCGAGCTCGCTTTTATTGCGTTTAATCTAGCTCGCGCCAACTCCCGAGCAGCCGCAACACCCTCGCCATCTACTATCTTAGTGGCGCCGTCCCGTTGTCGCTCGATCTGCTTGCGTATTGCGGCTGTATCAAGCAGGAGCTCAGGCTCTATAACAGGGAGTGCAATCTCTCGGGATGCTGTAAAGAGAGCCCCCTCCTTAGTTTCAAGCACAAAGAGAGCCTGTAGCTTACCCTGTATAATGTCGGGTATCGCAAGACGCCCGACCAAAATAACCTTATCTTGAGCAGCACTCGAAATAATCGTTGCAGAGGTAGCAGCAATGGTTCGCTCTGGCGCTATCAGGAAGAGATTCGCCCGTACAGGATCTCCAGTTACATTAATTGGTAAACTGATAGTTATACTCTTCTGGTCAGCCGCACATATCTTTGCCGCAAAAATAAAGATAAAGATAAGGCTACAGAGTGATAATAGCGCCCATTTATTGAAGCTCATTGTAAAACTCCTGCTCACTCTGCGTCTCTCTATTTAGATCTCGCTCCGGCTCGGCATATTCAGAGCCACTTAAGAGTCGCTTTTGCTCTGCAATCTGGTCCAATAGATCTCTGACCCGATAGGCACGCTGAAGATCAGAGTCAAAGGTTGGCGATCTTTCAGGGGGTTTTAGTTGCAACACCTGCTCAATCCAGTGCGACTCTCGCTGGATGCCCTCTCTACCGAGCGCTACCAAGCGGCCCTCTGGGGAGCTGCGCTGCGCTAACTCTAGGTTGCGTAGATCTGCATCTAACTCCACCTGCGAGGGGCTAGTCTGATGTTTTCCACTGATTAGCTCCCGATACGCCAAACCCCAACTCGATAGATCCTCGCTTAGCGCGGCGGGCGCCTCACTAATAACAACCCGCTCCAGAAACCAACTCCCATTTTCGTTCGTAATCGGATCTATAAAGTCCCCCTCATAGCGCCCCGTAATGCGTTCAAAGCCTATTAGCCTAACGCGACTATTCTTACCGCTCAAAATTAGGGGCAGTGCTGTGCTACCAGAGGAGTCCACGGTCATGGCGCGCTGTGGCGGAAGAGCCCCCTCGCCGAGCGCTACAGAGAGATCGCGCGCGCCCCGCGTGCTATCTATAAAGAGCGCAATATTACGCCCCCCAGCAACCTGCAACATCCCTGCATAGAGCGCTGGT from Pseudomonadota bacterium encodes:
- a CDS encoding transposase; translation: MTDDVVAQILSQDHTRFGVWMGDPLHYKESEQFVARYIERAPLSLEKLFIQHNSVAYRTKDGTAHEFDALEFLAELSCHIPKTYESITRYYGRYSSRRRGERAKLAAHSAKEKESEPESRTESDYRSEFRKSAWAACIKRTCEIDPLECPKCKAQMRIVAFIQHEHSIKDIMKADGAPRLQSTASYPKVYRYLYLAGYL